One segment of Clostridium botulinum DNA contains the following:
- a CDS encoding glutamine synthetase translates to MNNLLYVIKKENHNAKDLNAILNENSQIKFVSFVGIDLSGNDTDEKIPVKLFLENIDSYLNGIAVQTDGSSVVLPGIATLNNAKVDMITDLDSRWFVDYNFNFIDSETNKPVGTLRIPCFLYHDNKPVDSRHILKASVSTVKETLSHLFKDKPELLNIYDITPDDIDDIIVTSATELEFWVKTPNENAEVEELSTSQVLHEHYWTRTKGSVRTALEETLLLMEKYDFEPEMGHKEVGGVRAKLNSSGNFDHVMEQIEIDWKYSDALQAADNELFVRILTQETFRRNGLEVTFMAKPIEEVAGSGMHVHLSISLKLKNGKRINIFNGPKNHFLSVIGYGAIMGVLKNYEVMNPFISSTNNSLRRLKPGFEAPICIVTSLGKSPENPSRNRSILVGLIRDLDSPLATRFELRSPNPHTNTYIAMAVSFMSMLDGILYAVNKTEDELLAELSKKSGEDADYLEKERAYRSEEDVFEYFSEEERNKFFGIAPATIYENLSQLEQYPEKVEILKKNNVMTSDIINSFKLATLQRWTTEIIHRIINNYINEIRSFAPLHSLDKALDLDISNWMKINDLRMYIMKDTYTTKGLFTRIKIAFINKDYEKASELYIELEDKMKLLRDLYSSYRKNLLDI, encoded by the coding sequence ATGAATAATTTACTTTATGTTATTAAAAAAGAAAATCATAACGCTAAAGATCTAAATGCAATATTAAATGAGAATAGTCAAATTAAATTTGTTTCATTTGTTGGTATTGATTTATCCGGTAATGATACTGATGAAAAAATACCAGTTAAACTTTTCTTAGAAAATATAGATTCATATTTAAACGGAATTGCGGTTCAAACAGATGGTTCTTCTGTTGTATTGCCTGGCATTGCTACATTAAACAATGCTAAAGTTGATATGATTACTGATTTAGACAGTAGATGGTTTGTTGATTATAACTTTAATTTTATAGATTCTGAAACTAACAAACCTGTAGGTACATTAAGAATACCATGTTTCTTATACCACGATAACAAACCTGTTGATTCTAGACATATTCTTAAAGCATCTGTGTCTACAGTTAAAGAAACTCTTTCTCATCTTTTTAAAGACAAGCCTGAACTTTTAAATATTTATGATATTACCCCTGATGATATAGATGATATAATCGTTACTTCTGCTACTGAATTAGAATTTTGGGTTAAAACACCTAATGAAAATGCTGAAGTAGAAGAATTATCAACTTCTCAAGTACTACATGAACATTATTGGACAAGAACTAAAGGTTCAGTAAGAACTGCACTTGAAGAAACACTTCTTTTAATGGAAAAATATGATTTTGAACCTGAAATGGGACATAAAGAAGTTGGTGGAGTAAGAGCTAAACTAAACTCATCTGGTAACTTCGATCATGTTATGGAACAAATAGAAATAGATTGGAAATATTCTGATGCTCTTCAAGCTGCTGATAATGAATTATTTGTAAGAATATTAACTCAAGAAACATTTAGAAGAAATGGACTTGAAGTAACATTCATGGCTAAACCAATAGAAGAAGTAGCTGGATCTGGAATGCATGTTCATTTAAGTATTAGTTTAAAATTAAAGAACGGAAAAAGAATAAACATATTTAATGGACCTAAAAACCACTTCTTAAGTGTAATTGGATATGGAGCTATAATGGGCGTTCTTAAAAACTATGAAGTTATGAATCCATTTATTTCTTCAACAAACAACTCATTAAGAAGATTAAAGCCAGGATTTGAAGCACCTATATGTATAGTAACTTCACTTGGTAAGAGTCCTGAAAATCCATCAAGAAATAGATCTATATTAGTTGGATTAATTAGAGATTTAGATTCTCCTTTAGCTACTAGATTTGAGCTTAGATCTCCAAATCCACATACAAATACTTACATTGCAATGGCTGTTTCTTTCATGTCAATGCTTGATGGTATATTGTATGCTGTAAACAAAACAGAAGATGAATTACTTGCTGAATTATCAAAAAAATCAGGTGAAGATGCAGATTATCTTGAAAAAGAAAGAGCTTACAGAAGTGAAGAAGATGTATTTGAATACTTCTCTGAAGAAGAAAGAAATAAATTCTTTGGTATAGCTCCTGCAACTATTTATGAAAACTTATCACAATTAGAACAATATCCTGAAAAAGTTGAAATATTAAAGAAAAATAATGTAATGACATCAGATATAATAAACAGCTTTAAGTTAGCTACATTACAAAGATGGACTACTGAAATCATTCATAGAATTATTAATAATTATATTAATGAAATAAGATCATTTGCACCTCTTCATTCATTAGATAAAGCCTTGGATTTAGATATATCTAATTGGATGAAAATAAATGATTTAAGAATGTATATAATGAAAGATACTTATACAACTAAAGGTTTATTTACAAGAATTAAAATAGCTTTTATAAATAAAGATTACGAAAAAGCATCAGAATTATATATTGAACTTGAAGATAAAATGAAACTTCTTAGAGATCTATATTCTTCTTATAGAAAAAACCTTTTAGATATATAA
- the murI gene encoding glutamate racemase, giving the protein MDKKNRPIGFFDSGVGGLSVMKEAIRLMPNENYIYFGDSKNAPYGIKTVEEVRTLTFNAVESLLEKNVKAIVVACNTATSAAIDLVRSKYKNIPIIGIEPALKLATKYNRKGNIIIMATPMTLKEKKFKSLMEKYGENYDIVSLPCAKLVEFIEHGILSGEELEEYLKEKFKSYKNNDIGVVVLGCTHYPFIKETLYKVIDKDIPIIDGGLGTSQELRRRLEEKNLLNTEDKKGSITIINSNGSEKMIELSKKLIESS; this is encoded by the coding sequence TTGGATAAAAAAAATAGGCCTATAGGATTTTTTGATTCAGGGGTAGGCGGATTAAGTGTAATGAAAGAAGCTATTCGTTTAATGCCAAATGAAAATTATATATATTTTGGAGATTCTAAAAATGCACCTTATGGAATTAAAACTGTTGAAGAGGTTAGAACTCTTACATTTAATGCAGTAGAATCTTTATTAGAAAAGAATGTTAAGGCGATTGTAGTTGCTTGTAATACTGCGACTAGTGCTGCAATAGATTTAGTTAGAAGTAAATATAAAAATATACCTATAATAGGTATAGAGCCAGCATTAAAGTTAGCAACTAAGTATAACAGAAAAGGCAACATAATAATAATGGCTACACCTATGACTTTAAAGGAAAAAAAATTTAAGTCCTTAATGGAAAAATACGGTGAGAATTATGATATAGTATCATTACCATGTGCTAAATTAGTTGAATTTATAGAACATGGTATACTAAGTGGAGAAGAATTAGAAGAATACTTAAAAGAAAAGTTTAAGTCATATAAAAATAATGATATAGGTGTAGTTGTTTTAGGGTGTACTCATTATCCATTTATAAAAGAAACATTATATAAAGTAATTGATAAAGATATACCTATAATAGATGGTGGACTTGGTACTTCTCAAGAATTAAGAAGAAGGTTAGAAGAAAAGAACTTATTGAATACTGAAGACAAAAAAGGTAGCATAACTATAATAAATTCAAATGGAAGTGAAAAAATGATAGAGCTTTCTAAAAAATTAATAGAAAGTTCTTAA
- a CDS encoding peptidylprolyl isomerase: MANPIVTIKMKDGGTIKAELYPEIAPNTVKNFIDLINRGFYDGLIFHRVIPGFMIQGGCPDGNGMGGPGYGIKGEFTSNGFKNELKHSKGVLSMARAMHPDSAGSQFFLMVANAPHLDGQYASFGKVIEGIEVADKIVATKTDRQDRPYEDQVIEKMTVDTQGETYGEPEIIEE; the protein is encoded by the coding sequence ATGGCAAATCCAATTGTTACAATAAAAATGAAAGATGGAGGAACAATAAAAGCAGAATTATATCCAGAAATAGCTCCAAATACAGTAAAGAATTTTATTGATTTAATTAATAGAGGATTTTATGATGGACTAATATTTCACAGAGTAATACCAGGATTTATGATACAAGGCGGTTGTCCAGATGGTAATGGAATGGGTGGTCCAGGATATGGTATAAAGGGCGAATTCACATCTAATGGATTTAAAAATGAATTAAAACATAGCAAAGGTGTATTATCTATGGCAAGAGCTATGCATCCAGATTCAGCAGGAAGCCAATTCTTCCTTATGGTTGCTAATGCTCCACATTTAGATGGTCAATATGCATCATTTGGTAAAGTTATTGAAGGAATTGAAGTTGCCGATAAAATAGTTGCAACTAAGACTGATAGACAAGATAGACCTTATGAAGATCAAGTTATTGAAAAAATGACTGTTGATACTCAAGGTGAAACTTATGGAGAACCAGAAATAATAGAAGAATAG
- a CDS encoding DUF3783 domain-containing protein yields MIPNIKCILAYGLEDSEINKIKQRYGKVIKINKDMGNVKIKDLISGLEQVEESEDMIEEKMIIFNKFAEGELKGAIKYIRGFTSDGVLAVTTPVSCNWSLKYLLEHLIEEREWHKAGQKGRE; encoded by the coding sequence ATGATTCCTAATATTAAGTGCATATTAGCATACGGATTAGAAGATAGTGAAATTAATAAAATAAAACAACGCTATGGAAAAGTTATAAAAATTAACAAGGATATGGGCAATGTTAAGATAAAAGATTTAATATCAGGCTTAGAACAAGTAGAAGAATCAGAAGACATGATTGAAGAAAAGATGATAATATTTAATAAATTTGCAGAAGGCGAATTAAAGGGTGCAATAAAATATATAAGAGGATTTACAAGTGATGGAGTGCTAGCTGTAACTACACCAGTTTCTTGTAATTGGTCACTTAAATATTTATTGGAGCATTTAATTGAAGAAAGAGAATGGCATAAAGCGGGACAAAAGGGGAGAGAATAA
- a CDS encoding helix-turn-helix domain-containing protein, with protein MSRLGEKIKQAREKNGLSAKVLGKKLGVAEKYINDIELGRKVANEAFIERVSKFLKTDLNDINMVVTDEDLMKEKEAFKKTVNTKVEKSEVWTDAFASVIKNVPIYNYSLSNTKGTRELTVHSNKVEGYPQDKVLYLQIENDDMSGFRILKGDLAFAHMVKEFSNNGIFLIDHKGERKIRQIRSLGNSKVLLISNGGSLITETTEIKEINIIAKLERIEIKL; from the coding sequence GTGAGCCGTTTAGGAGAGAAAATAAAACAAGCAAGAGAAAAGAATGGATTATCAGCAAAGGTATTAGGTAAGAAGTTAGGTGTAGCAGAAAAATATATAAATGATATTGAATTAGGAAGAAAAGTAGCTAATGAAGCATTTATAGAAAGAGTATCTAAATTTTTAAAAACTGATTTGAATGATATAAATATGGTTGTTACTGATGAGGATTTGATGAAAGAAAAAGAAGCTTTCAAAAAAACAGTTAACACTAAGGTGGAAAAATCAGAAGTATGGACTGATGCATTTGCTTCAGTTATAAAAAATGTACCTATATACAATTATTCATTATCTAACACTAAAGGTACAAGAGAATTGACTGTTCATTCTAATAAAGTTGAAGGATATCCACAAGATAAGGTGCTTTACCTTCAAATAGAAAACGATGATATGTCTGGATTTAGAATTTTAAAGGGAGATTTAGCTTTTGCACATATGGTTAAAGAATTTAGTAATAATGGTATTTTCTTAATTGATCATAAAGGTGAAAGAAAAATAAGACAAATAAGAAGTCTTGGAAATTCTAAAGTTCTATTAATTAGTAATGGTGGTAGCCTAATAACTGAAACAACTGAAATTAAAGAAATAAATATAATTGCAAAATTAGAAAGAATAGAAATAAAACTGTAG
- a CDS encoding S8 family peptidase produces MIKIETTESNNISSKLDAAIGLLTNVPQDILNRINKKFFNGEETNKIEVTILYRDTPQKLTELAKELEGEFQDLGFNFGIMNLPLKSLPKLATSNSIQYIELPKNLYEADSEGNRATCVPQAVSTYNLSGKGVLVGFIDSGIAYTHPAFMDSDGNTRIEYIYDLSLGRKVYDKETINKAIKSNDPYSIVPVLDNTGHGTHVAGIACAGGKINSVYKGAAPEASIAMVKAARGSWILSSQIMQGIKFLIDKSKEINMPLVINMSLSTNNGAHNGSSLLEQYISTVSNLERATIVIAAGNEGDAAHHTGGELDQTQTKAFNVASDESTVVINLYKSILPDVSLNIISPTGQSSGNINIQEGYFHGGIGRDRYDIYVSGPKPFELNSEIQIIISSISSEYLIEGVWKLQITTLNNYKGSFSIWLPISEGLNPKTKFLEPINYNTLGIPATVDNIIAVGSYNSLTNTLSSFSGRGPQIQSNIIRPDLVAPGVGILGPIPNGGYDSKTGTSMAAPQVAGICALIMQFGIVNGNDPYLFGQRLKYYLVRGANRARTDIEYPNPLWGYGTACAYDSLYDIENTLNQILARNYRLRDIGGEVFQEKSTPLEKVGIRNLEEELRKKNINSDDLISIIVGYTNKDELNKINDVPNASAIAISDAYAIAIFPLNELNLIEPYIYDIVKILIPPLYTLTALSPIQASGAPLFTNNPYLKLDGTGVLVGIVDTGIDYLNEEFMLEDDTTRIISIWDQTIGRNDVLGIKFGTEYTEEQINQAINLNKQGGDPYSIVPSKDEVGHGTMTAGIIGGRGRNPDLLGAAPNCKFAIAKLAQLSKSVLEYSGVDPNKTEVYGSAEIMLATRYLANIALRENMPLILYVPVGTNTGGHDGTNEVEGSLDTFGRRPGVVPVVGTGNQGDTQTHIEGKIEQAGDFKTIEVKIGKNQKDLNFSIYCSKPDRVSVSITSPSGEMLNRVDTKLNFIKDYKFVYEGTIVDLYYSIPDQLTGDELITLKFRNIKDGTWQIRLYGDKIIDGRYWSWLPQRQLLDPDTRFFNPVETTTLVIPATTSGAVVSAYYNQGFNTTVSGSGRGYTRDGRIKPDVAAGGVNAIVTKPGGGTTVATGSSVASSVLAGCCALILQWAIIEKNDVEISTKKLISYIIAGTKMRKGDVYPNMEWGYGMLDMQGIFNSLRKYKNKSEKYIKYDEIDQYINSEKNNEFYVDNLFIRLPNK; encoded by the coding sequence TTGATTAAAATAGAAACTACAGAATCTAATAACATATCATCTAAACTGGATGCTGCGATTGGGTTGTTAACGAATGTACCACAAGATATATTAAACAGAATTAATAAAAAATTTTTTAATGGAGAAGAAACTAATAAAATTGAAGTTACTATTTTATATAGAGATACACCACAGAAGTTAACAGAATTAGCCAAAGAATTAGAAGGAGAATTTCAAGATTTAGGTTTTAATTTTGGAATAATGAATTTGCCATTAAAAAGCTTACCTAAATTAGCTACAAGTAATAGTATTCAGTATATAGAGTTACCTAAAAATTTATATGAAGCAGATAGTGAAGGAAACAGAGCAACTTGTGTACCTCAAGCTGTGTCAACTTATAATTTATCTGGAAAAGGAGTTTTAGTAGGTTTTATTGATTCAGGAATAGCATATACCCATCCAGCGTTTATGGATTCTGATGGTAATACTAGAATAGAATATATATATGATTTAAGCTTAGGAAGAAAAGTATATGATAAAGAGACAATAAATAAAGCTATAAAGTCTAATGATCCATATTCAATAGTTCCAGTATTAGATAATACTGGTCATGGAACTCATGTAGCAGGAATTGCTTGTGCTGGAGGAAAGATTAATAGTGTATATAAAGGTGCGGCACCAGAAGCATCTATAGCTATGGTGAAAGCAGCAAGAGGTTCTTGGATATTAAGCTCTCAAATAATGCAAGGAATAAAATTTTTAATAGATAAGAGTAAAGAAATAAATATGCCATTAGTAATTAATATGAGTTTAAGTACTAATAATGGAGCACATAATGGAAGTAGTTTGTTAGAGCAATATATTAGCACTGTATCTAATTTAGAAAGAGCAACTATTGTTATAGCAGCAGGAAATGAAGGGGATGCAGCACATCATACAGGTGGTGAACTAGATCAAACTCAAACTAAGGCATTTAATGTTGCCAGTGATGAAAGTACAGTAGTTATAAATTTATATAAGTCAATATTACCAGATGTATCTTTAAATATAATATCACCAACAGGTCAAAGTAGTGGCAACATAAATATACAAGAGGGATATTTTCATGGAGGAATAGGCAGAGATAGATATGATATATATGTATCTGGACCTAAACCATTTGAATTAAATAGTGAAATTCAAATAATAATATCCTCTATATCATCAGAGTATTTAATTGAAGGCGTATGGAAACTTCAAATAACTACTCTTAACAATTATAAGGGATCATTCTCAATTTGGCTCCCAATATCTGAGGGGTTAAATCCTAAAACTAAATTTTTAGAACCTATAAATTATAATACATTAGGAATACCGGCAACTGTAGATAATATAATAGCTGTTGGAAGTTATAATTCACTTACAAATACTCTATCTTCATTTAGTGGAAGAGGACCACAGATTCAAAGTAATATAATAAGGCCTGATCTTGTTGCTCCAGGTGTAGGAATATTGGGACCAATTCCTAATGGGGGATACGATTCAAAAACAGGAACCTCAATGGCAGCACCACAGGTAGCAGGAATTTGTGCATTAATTATGCAATTTGGAATAGTAAATGGTAATGATCCTTATTTATTTGGACAAAGATTAAAATATTATTTAGTGAGGGGCGCTAATAGAGCAAGGACTGACATAGAATATCCAAATCCACTTTGGGGATATGGAACAGCATGTGCTTATGATAGTCTTTATGATATTGAAAATACATTAAATCAAATTTTAGCTAGAAACTATAGATTGAGAGATATTGGTGGTGAAGTCTTTCAAGAGAAATCAACTCCGTTGGAAAAAGTTGGAATAAGAAATTTAGAGGAAGAATTGAGAAAAAAAAATATAAATTCTGATGATCTTATTTCAATAATAGTAGGATATACAAATAAAGACGAGTTAAATAAGATAAATGATGTACCGAATGCTTCAGCTATAGCTATATCAGATGCATATGCGATTGCAATTTTTCCACTAAACGAACTTAATCTTATAGAACCTTATATATATGATATAGTAAAAATATTAATACCACCTCTTTATACATTAACGGCACTATCACCAATACAAGCAAGTGGAGCACCATTATTTACGAATAATCCATATTTAAAATTAGATGGAACAGGAGTTTTAGTTGGAATAGTAGATACAGGAATAGATTATTTAAATGAAGAATTTATGCTAGAAGATGATACAACTAGAATTATTTCTATATGGGATCAAACTATAGGAAGAAATGATGTTTTAGGCATTAAATTTGGAACAGAGTATACGGAGGAACAAATAAATCAAGCTATAAATTTAAACAAACAAGGTGGAGATCCTTATAGTATTGTTCCAAGTAAGGATGAAGTAGGACATGGAACAATGACCGCTGGGATAATTGGAGGAAGAGGAAGAAACCCTGACTTATTAGGAGCGGCGCCTAATTGTAAATTTGCTATTGCAAAATTAGCTCAATTATCAAAATCAGTATTAGAATATTCAGGCGTAGATCCTAATAAAACAGAAGTTTATGGTAGTGCAGAAATAATGTTAGCAACTAGATATTTAGCTAATATAGCATTAAGAGAAAATATGCCTTTAATACTATATGTCCCAGTTGGAACCAATACTGGTGGGCATGATGGAACCAATGAGGTAGAAGGCAGCTTAGATACTTTTGGTAGGAGGCCTGGAGTAGTTCCAGTAGTGGGTACTGGAAATCAAGGTGATACTCAAACTCATATTGAAGGAAAAATAGAACAAGCCGGAGATTTTAAGACAATTGAAGTTAAAATAGGTAAAAATCAGAAAGATTTAAATTTTTCCATTTACTGTTCTAAACCGGATAGGGTTTCTGTTAGTATAACATCACCTTCAGGAGAAATGCTTAATAGGGTTGATACTAAACTTAATTTTATAAAGGATTACAAATTTGTTTATGAAGGAACTATAGTAGATTTATATTATTCAATACCAGATCAATTAACAGGAGATGAATTAATTACACTTAAGTTTAGAAATATTAAAGATGGAACTTGGCAGATAAGGTTGTACGGGGATAAAATTATTGATGGAAGATACTGGTCGTGGCTTCCTCAAAGACAGCTATTAGATCCTGATACTAGATTTTTTAATCCTGTTGAAACTACCACACTTGTAATTCCAGCAACTACATCAGGAGCAGTTGTGTCAGCGTATTATAATCAAGGTTTTAATACTACTGTATCGGGATCAGGAAGAGGATATACAAGGGATGGAAGAATAAAGCCTGATGTTGCTGCTGGTGGCGTGAATGCAATAGTGACAAAGCCAGGTGGGGGAACAACAGTAGCAACAGGGTCATCTGTAGCATCTTCAGTACTAGCGGGGTGTTGTGCTTTGATACTACAATGGGCGATAATAGAAAAAAATGATGTGGAAATAAGTACGAAAAAGCTAATAAGCTATATAATAGCTGGCACAAAAATGAGAAAGGGAGATGTATATCCTAATATGGAATGGGGATATGGAATGCTCGACATGCAAGGTATATTTAATTCATTAAGAAAATATAAGAATAAAAGTGAAAAATATATTAAGTATGATGAGATTGATCAATATATTAATTCTGAAAAAAATAATGAGTTTTATGTAGATAATTTATTTATTAGACTTCCTAATAAATGA
- a CDS encoding peptidoglycan-binding domain-containing protein, whose amino-acid sequence MADKGSLKIQCFSGNDYIPVDNAKISVRESSLNENKPSTIELSTNSIGLTEQIDLDAPPIEYSLDENSNKVPYSVYDILVEREGFETLIINGCQIFSEEIAYQRCNLIERKSITRQKEVINIQPNTLNGNFPPKIPEAEDKPLPPPSSGVVLAQPVVPEYIIVHQGGPNDTSAPNYTVPFKEYIKNVASCEIYSTWSSNAIRANIFCIVSFTLNRIYTEWYRGKGKNFDITSSTAYDHAFNYGRNIYDSISAVVDEIFSTYIKRIGKKQPLLTQYCDGKNVSCPEWLSQWGSQSLGAKGKPPYEILKYYYGNDIELVTAEKVEGSPKSYPDYDLTVGSVGEPVKTIQNQLNRISKNYPLIPKVAEDGIFGQTTAEAVKVFQGIFNLPQTGVVDYATWYKISDVYVGVTRIAELRGEGSDQKIFVPPMTIQQANREIPSFNYFV is encoded by the coding sequence ATGGCTGACAAAGGTAGTTTAAAAATTCAATGTTTTAGTGGAAATGATTATATCCCTGTAGATAATGCTAAAATAAGTGTAAGAGAAAGTTCTTTAAATGAAAATAAACCATCTACAATAGAATTAAGTACAAATTCAATTGGATTAACTGAACAAATAGATTTAGATGCACCTCCAATTGAATATTCTTTAGATGAAAATAGCAATAAGGTTCCATATAGTGTTTATGATATTTTAGTTGAAAGAGAGGGATTTGAAACATTAATAATAAATGGATGCCAAATATTCTCTGAAGAAATTGCTTATCAAAGATGTAACTTAATTGAACGTAAAAGTATTACAAGGCAAAAAGAAGTTATTAATATTCAACCAAATACTCTTAATGGAAATTTTCCACCTAAAATTCCTGAAGCTGAGGATAAACCATTACCACCTCCAAGCTCAGGAGTTGTATTAGCACAACCTGTAGTGCCAGAATATATAATAGTACATCAAGGCGGTCCTAATGATACATCCGCACCTAATTATACAGTTCCTTTTAAGGAATATATAAAGAATGTTGCATCTTGTGAAATATATTCTACATGGTCTAGTAATGCAATAAGAGCAAATATATTTTGTATAGTGTCATTCACTTTAAATAGAATATATACAGAATGGTATAGAGGAAAAGGAAAAAACTTTGATATTACTAGCTCTACTGCTTATGATCATGCTTTTAATTATGGAAGAAATATTTATGATAGCATAAGTGCAGTGGTTGATGAAATATTTTCTACTTATATTAAAAGAATAGGGAAAAAACAACCTCTTTTAACACAATATTGTGATGGTAAAAATGTTAGTTGTCCAGAGTGGCTAAGTCAATGGGGAAGCCAAAGTTTAGGGGCTAAAGGAAAACCACCATATGAAATATTGAAGTATTATTATGGAAATGATATTGAGCTTGTAACAGCAGAAAAAGTTGAAGGAAGCCCTAAATCATATCCAGATTATGATTTAACTGTTGGATCAGTTGGAGAGCCTGTTAAAACGATACAAAATCAGTTAAATAGAATATCTAAAAATTATCCACTTATCCCTAAAGTAGCGGAAGATGGAATTTTTGGACAAACAACAGCAGAAGCAGTAAAAGTATTTCAAGGAATTTTTAATTTACCACAAACAGGAGTAGTTGATTATGCTACTTGGTATAAAATATCAGATGTATATGTAGGTGTTACAAGAATAGCAGAGCTTAGAGGTGAAGGTTCTGATCAAAAGATATTTGTTCCACCAATGACTATCCAACAAGCAAATAGAGAAATTCCAAGTTTTAATTATTTTGTATAG
- a CDS encoding radical SAM protein, giving the protein MKYSNMLEECTLCYRECKVNRLNNELGFCRASENVKVARAALHLWEEPPISSGKGSGTVFFSHCNLNCVFCQNHDISQEFKGMDISIERLADIFLELQEKGANNINLVTPTHYVPQIIEALEISKYKGLNIPILYNTNTYDSLETIKALDGYIDVYLPDFKYFNNKYSTKYSKASDYSINAIRIIDEMVKQTGEVKFDSTSHITKGVIVRHLLLPGLLFDSKKIVDLLFNRYEDNIYISLMNQYTPMFKACDYPEINKPLNPKHYDSLIDYAINIGLKNGFIQDQGTNTTDFVPSFNGEGI; this is encoded by the coding sequence ATGAAATATTCAAATATGTTAGAAGAATGTACTCTTTGCTATAGAGAGTGTAAGGTTAATAGATTAAATAATGAGCTAGGATTTTGTAGAGCTTCTGAAAATGTGAAGGTGGCAAGAGCTGCCTTACATCTTTGGGAAGAACCACCTATTTCATCTGGAAAAGGTTCTGGTACTGTATTTTTTTCACATTGTAATTTAAACTGTGTTTTTTGCCAAAACCATGATATAAGTCAGGAATTCAAAGGAATGGATATATCAATAGAGAGACTTGCTGACATATTTTTAGAACTTCAAGAAAAAGGAGCTAATAACATAAATTTAGTTACTCCAACTCATTATGTACCACAGATAATTGAGGCTCTAGAAATTTCTAAATATAAAGGATTAAATATACCCATACTATATAATACAAACACTTATGATTCACTTGAAACAATTAAGGCTTTAGATGGATATATTGATGTATATCTTCCTGATTTTAAATATTTTAATAATAAATATTCTACTAAATATTCTAAAGCTAGTGATTATAGTATAAATGCTATAAGAATTATAGATGAAATGGTAAAGCAAACTGGTGAAGTTAAATTCGATTCAACATCTCATATTACTAAAGGTGTTATTGTTAGACACTTACTTCTTCCTGGTTTACTTTTTGATTCAAAGAAAATTGTAGATTTACTATTTAACAGATATGAAGATAATATCTATATTAGCCTAATGAATCAATATACACCTATGTTTAAAGCCTGTGATTATCCTGAAATAAATAAGCCTCTAAATCCAAAGCATTATGATAGTTTAATTGATTATGCCATAAATATTGGTTTGAAAAATGGCTTTATACAGGATCAAGGAACTAACACAACAGACTTTGTTCCATCTTTTAATGGTGAGGGAATATAA